Below is a window of Diaminobutyricibacter sp. McL0608 DNA.
ACCTCGAAGATCGCTGAGCACGGCGGCGCAGCGGCGGACGACCGCTCGGTGCCGATCGTCGTCTCCGAGCCCGGCGACCGCGAGCACCGCACGGTGACGAAGCAGGTCGAGACGACCCAGATCGCCCCGACCATCCTCGAGGAGCTCGGGCTCAACCCCCGCGCCCTCCAGGCGGTGCGCATCGAAGGCACGAAAGAACTGCCCGCGCACTGAGCCGAACAGCTGTGTCGCCGCATCCTCGGGGGAGGTGCGGCGCCACACTCGTCGGCGCCGGCTGCGAGTCGGCAGTAACCCACCTACCCCGTCGCCGAAACAGGTCAGTTCGTGACGACTCGACGAAACCGGGGCGGTACTGTGATCGCATAGAGACGGTTCTGCTCGCGATTTCGCTGTTCTTCGTCGGCTTGCTGGCCGGCGAAGAGTTCGTCGTGCGCTACGGCCTGCGCGGTGCGCTGTCCGCGCTCGACGACCCATCGCACATCCGGATGCGGCAGGGGCTGATCCTCCGCCTCCGCGTTCTCGTACCGTCGCTGTTCATCCCGTCGCTGATCCTGTGCATACTTGTCGCCGTCTTCGCGGGCGGAGGCGGCCGCGTCTGGCTCGCCTGGACGGCGGTCGCCGCACTTCTGGTGTGGGCGTGCGTGACGTTCGGCGGAACCGTGCCGATCAACAGCGCCGCCATCGAGTGGGACCCGGATGCGCCCCCGGCCGACTGGACCTCCCGCGTGCGACTGTGGGAACGCCTCGACACCATCCGCTGCTGGGCGTCCGTGATCGCGTTCGCCCTCCTGATCCTGTTCGCGGCGACGCGGCTGTAGCCGGCCGAATCCGGACGTCACGGCGACGACTCGGCGAACGAGGTCAGTCGCGACGCGGGCGGGCGAAGGGGAGCGTGCCGGCTGCGAGCGGCGCGCCGGCGTCGGTGAGAGCCAGCACTCCCGTGGCGCCCTGAGCCATCGCCCAGCCGACGCCGTCGGGGCCGAGCGCGAAGACAGAGGTGGCGAGCACATCCGCGGTCGTCAGGTCGTCCGCGACGACGGTTGCGCTCGTGAGGCCGGTCGCGGGCAGTCCCGTGCGACCATCCACGATGTGCCGGCCGCGCTCGTATGCGCCTGAGGTGGCGACCGCACAGTCCGTCACGGACAGCACCGCCAACATCCGGGCGGGATCCGACGGCGACCGGATGCCGACGTTCCACGCGGCCCCATCACCCGGCGACCCGCCGACCACGACATCGCCTCCCGCGTTCAGACAGAAGTCGCTCACGCCGCAGGATAGGAGAACGCCCGCGGCCCGAGACGCCGCCCACCCTTTCACGACCCCGTCGGTGTCGAGGCGGCCATCGGATGCGCGCACCCTGAACGCACCACCTGACGCCACACGAAAGGCCTCACCGATCTCGAGCACCTCGCGCAGCTCGTCGCTGAACGCGCTCTCGCCGATGAGCCCCCGGTTGACCAGCGAGACTTCGCTGTCGTCGCGGTACACGCTGAAGCGCCGGTCCGCGTCGGCCATCATTGCGAACGCGGCGGCCGCAGCATCCGCCGATGCGCCCGCATCCGCATCCGCTGCCCTGATGTCGATGGACATCGGGATGCCCATCACGGTCTCGACGAACCTCACGACTTGTCGATGGCCGACTGGACCGACTGGGCGTAGCCGTCCGACGTGTACGTCGCGCCGGAGACGGTGTCGATCTTCGCCGACTGCGACGAGAGCACCTCCTGTTCCAGGATCGGCCCGGCCTGCTGGTTGATCTCGACGCTGCGTCCCCGGTCGTTCGGCGACTGCAGTTCGGTGACCGCCGTGATGTGCGTTCCGGTGTAGGTCAGCTGCACCTGGATCGGACCGAACGGCGTCTGCTCGACGTCCCCATTCACGGTCCTCGGCGCCGCCGCGGCAGCCGGAGCCGACGCGGTCGGCGATGCGGATGGCGCAACGGTCGACGTCGAGCTCGCGGAGGGCGTCGGCGTCGCGCTCGGGCTCGTACTCGGCGTCAGGGCAACCACGTGCGACGACGCGGTCGTCGCCTCGCCTGACCCGTAGAGGCGGAGCCCGACCGTCACCCCCATCACCGTCAGGATGACCACGAAGAGGATCGTGCCCCTCCACTTGTTGCGTCTCATGACATGCTCAGTTCTTCTCGGTGGATGAAGCGCTTGGGCACCTGCAGGGCGCGCAGCGACGCCTCGACGGTCAGCATCATCCCCTCGGGTCCGCAGAGGAAGGCCTCCCAGTTGTGGAGGTCGCGGATCATCGAAGCGAGGCCTTCGGGCGACAGGGGGTCCCAGCCCAGTTCGCTGCGCCGCCCCACCACGGGGAGCACCGTGAGGCCCGGCATCGACTGCAGCTCGCCGAGGAGCGCAAGGTCCGCGGCCGAATGCGCCCGGTAGATCAGCACGGGCATCATTCCTCGCGCCGTCAGCTCTTCGGCGAGCGCCCGGATCGGACCGATCCCCGCACCCCCGGCGACGAGCAGGATGCGGTCCCGGCTCGCCCGGTCTGCCGTGAAGTGGCCGAACGGCCCTTCGACGAAGACGAGCGTGCCCGGTGCGAGTTCGCGCAGCAACGCCGAATGGTTGCCGAGAGCGCCGACGGTGATGCGCAGACGCCCCTCGGAGGGCACACGCGACACCGAATACGGATGTGCGGTGAGCAGATGACCCCAGGAGAGGAAACGGAAGAGCAGGAAGTTCCCTGCGCGCACCCCGAGCTCGTCGAGGTGCGGGCCCCTGAACCACACGCTCGTGGTGCCCGCGTTCTCGCGGACGATCGATTCCACGCGCATCCGGTGACGCCACGCATCCAGGGTCGGCAGGATGAAACGCCAGGTGAGCACTGCAGATGCCGTCCCCAGATAGAGGAGGAGCCAGACCGCCCGGTTGGCCGGGCTCGCGATGAAGTGGCTTCCGGCGCTGAGCTGGTGCAGGAAGGTGAGGAAGATCGCGACGTAGGTGGTGAGGTGCAGCCAGTACCAGACTTCGTAGGAGAGCCGGGCGCGCAGCAGCCGCGCGCTGCTGAGCCCGACCGCGATGAACGCGGCGGCGCCGACGATCGCCGCGAGCATGTCCGGGTAGTTCTGCAGGAACGAGATGAGCTCCGACCAGGGCATCGACCGGTCGACGACCTCGCTTCCCAGCAGCATCAGGCCGATGTGGGTGACGACCAGCAGCACGACAGTCGTGCCGAGCGTGCGGTGCCAGAGGACCAGCTTGTCGAGCCCGACCGCGCGTTCGAACCAGGGGATGCGCGCGATGAGCAGCACCTGTGCGCACACCAGGTAGGCGGCGACCATGCCGACCAGTTCACCGAACGAGGTGATCAGCACGGATGGGGTCGCCGCGGCCGTCGACGGGATGCCCGCCCACCACATCCAGAGCACGACGATTCCGCCGGCCACCAGGACGATCCGGACGAACGCCGAATGGCGACGCTGCGCGCGAGCGCTCGGCTGGCGGACGCTCACGCGGCGCGGACTCGCAATCACGCTCACTCTCGCAGCTCCCATCCGCCGCCTCTTCCGAGGTCCCGTGGCTGATCATCCCAGCCGCTACCTAGCAGGATTCTGTGTCGAACCGGACGTGGGCTGCAGGTTTCCTTAGGAATTCTTAAGGATCCGTCAAGCCGACGAGTTGCGCGTTGGCCGCCCAGAGTCGCGTGGCCGCCGAGGTGTCGTTGGCGATCGGGTTCACGGTGGCCGGTTTGCGGCCCGAGAAGTAGACGCCGGAGACACCATCGACCTCGGGCGAGGAGGCGAGGTAGATCGACGTCTCAGCGCCACGCGCCGGAGACTTCATGAACGGCTTCAGCAGCGGGATCATGACCTTCCAGGCGGTGGACGAATCCTCGGCGGCGAACGACGTGCGGACCAGACCCGGATGCAGGGTGTTCGCGGTCACGCCGGTTCCTTTCAGCCGCCTGGCGAGCTCGAAGGTGAACAGGATGTCCGCCAGCTTCGACTGGTTGTACGCCGTCTGCCCGGAATAGTCGCGCTGGCCCTGCAGGTCGTCGAAGGCGATCCGTCCCATCCTCTGCGCACCCGACGACACGGTCACGATGCGGGCGGGAGCGCTCGCCTTCAAGCGATCGAGCAGCAACTCGGTGAGGAGGAAGGGAGCGAGCACATTGACCGCATATGTGTGCTCGAGCCCGTCGGCGGTGGCGTGACGGGTGGCCCAGAAGCCGCCCACGTTGTTGACCAGGACATCCAGTCGGGGGTACGCCTCCAGCACTGCGGTCGCGAGCCTGCGTACTTCGGCCTGCGACGACATGTCGGCCGGGAAGGCGTCGACGGATGCGGTGCCCACGGTCCCGGCGGATGCGGTGCCCTCGGTCGCGGCGGATGCGGTGCGTCCAGCAGCGCCGGCGGATGCGGCCGCCGCCTCGCTCGCGATCGCTGCGGCCGCCGAAGCGGTGCGTCGCGCATCCCGCCCAGTGATCCCGACGCGAGCGCCGAGCGCCGCAAGTCCGAGGGCCGTCGCGCGGCCGATGCCGCCCGTGCCGCCTGTGACCAGGACTGTCTTGCCGGCCATCGGGCCGGGAGTGTTCTCTGCCATCGCGATCTCCCCATCGGAACGTGCGGGGCGCGCTGCTCACGAGGGGCGGCCGTCTCTGTTGTGACTTCCTGCGTTCAGGGTACGCCTGCGCAGGCCTGCCGGTGCCCGAGAATGGATGCGTGATGACCGACGCGGCACGTGTGCGACAGCTCCGCGCGGCCGGCATCGGCCTGGAGGCGATCACGCTCGCGTGGAACGTCGTCGGCGTGGTGGTGCTGCTCGTACTCGTGCTGCAGAGCACCTCTGTCGCACTGGCCGGCTTCGGACTCGACAGCCTGATCGAGATCGGCGCCAGCACCGTCGTCATCTGGGAGCTCACCGGCACCGACGCTGCCCGTCAGCGAGTCGCTCTGCGGCTCATCGGCTGGGCGTTCCTCGCCCTCGCGGCCTACCTGCTCGTGCAGTCGGCCGTCGCGCTGGTCACGGCCCACCGGCCGGTGCCGGGACCGGGCGGGATCTGGTGGACCGGCGCGACAGCTGTCGTGATGTTCTCGCTCGCGGCCGGCAAATGGCGCGTCGGGCGGGCGCTGCACAATCCGGTGCTGCTCACCGAAGGTCGAGTGACGTTGATCGACGGCATCCTCGCCACCGCCGTGCTCGCGGGCCTCGAGCTGGACTACGCATTCGGATGGTGGTGGGCCGACCCGCTCGCCGGTCTCGTCATCGTCTACTACGCCATCCGCGAGGCCGTGCACATCTTCCGCGACTGAACCGCGCGCGCTTCGCCCGCGACCCAGGTGCCGCGACTACTCCTCGTGCTTGAGGGCTATCCCGATCGCGAAGAACGTGGGAGCCCAGTGCCCGATGAAGATGCCCCACCGATCGGCCTGAGCGCGCTCATCCCGCTTGCCGCGCGAGACCAGCCACGCGAGTATCGAGAGGATGATCGACGCGAACCCGGCCGCATACGCCTGCTCGCTTCGGAATCCCATGTCATGAAGGGTCGCGATCGGGTTGAACCCGGCCGCCTTCTCAATCGTTGTCTTCGCCATGACTTCACTGTCCCACCGACTACACCGGAAGAAAAGTGAATTCGGCGTGCTGTTGACGGCTACGCCGGATCGCGGTTGCCGTCGAGTTCGTTGCCGTTCTCCTTCAGGCGCTCCTGCTGACGGTAGAACTCGATCTCGCGATCCAGTTCGGCGAGCTGCTCCTCGGTCGACTTCGGACGCTCGAACCCGGTCGGGTGCGCCTGGCCGTGATGGCGTCCACCGCCCGTGTGCGTGCGCGGGGCCGGTGCCGGATATTCGCGCCCGAGTGTGAACCATAGGACGCTCCCGATGAGGGGCAGGAAGATCACCAGCAGGATCCACCCGAACTTGTGGATGTGTTTCACCTGCCATTCCGACCGCAGGATGATGTCGATCAGGGCACCGATCATGATGAGCAGAACGAGGATGGGAAGCACAGCCATGCCGCACAGCCTATTGATCGGCGGCGCATAGCAGAAGCATGAACATGCTGCCTGGCGCATGCGTCCCACGAAGTGGGGACGGCGGATGCGATGGGGAGCGCCCTAGGGTCATCGTAGACACTCACCAACGGCCGACGTGGGGAAGAATGACGGACGCAGCGGACCACGACGTCGCCTCGCGCAGCCCCGTCGCAGGTTCCCGGCCGTGGCTCCATGCCCTCGCCGTCTACGCGATCCTGGCCCTCGAAGGCTGGGTCACTGTTGTCGTGCTCTACGCGGTGCCGATCATGGACCTTGCCTGGAGCCCGTTCTTCCAGCTCGGCCAGACGGTCCTCATGGCCGGAACGCTCGGCCTGCTCGGCTGGGCGTTCAACCGCACCGGGTACCGGTGGGTGTGGTCGGGCGCCATCGGGCTCGTCATCGGTCTCATCGGGCCGAAGCTCGTCCTGATCGCGGGCCTCAGCGCCCCCTGGCTGGTGGGCCTCGCGCCTGCGCTCGCCACGCTCATCCTCTATCGCGGACGTGCCCGCGTCACCGGCATTGTGACACTGAGCATCGTGGTCACCGGCTACGTGGCCTTCGTCGTGCTCATCCTCATCGCGCTCGCCAACTGGCATTTCGTCTTCTGAGATGGCAGACGAGACGAAGTCGCTGATCGTGCCGGGCTGGTACGCGGACCCCCTTCGGGCCGACGGTCTGCGCTGGTGGAACGGCGACGCGTGGACCGAGCACGTTCGGGATGCGGCCCCGCCTCCTCCGGTCGTCCAGCCGACCTACCTGCTCCCTCCCGCTCAATCCGCGCAGCCTGCCGCGCCCGTTCAGCCCGCCTACCCCGGCGAGGTCGCCTACCCCGGCCAGCCCGGTTACCAGCCCCAGCAGTTCGTGCACCGGCCGACGAACAACTCACTCGCCTGGTGGTCCTTCGGCCTGGGCGCGCTGTCGCTCTTCCTGACGGTCAGCGTGCTCATCCACAACTCGGCCACGTTCATCGTCTCGACCTCCGGCATTCTGGCCATCATCAATGGGGTGCGGGCGATCAACCATCGGCGCCAGGGCCGTGCCACTGCGCGCGTGCTGCCGGTCCTCGGCATCGTCTTCGGCTCGATCGGCACCATCGTCATGGTGCTGAGCTTCGCCGCGGCGTTCCTTCCCCACGCGACCACCGACCCGACGATCGGGGCACAGCCGCAGCCGGGAACGCTCAATCCGCTCGGCCGCCAGCCGAAGACGCCGTTGCCCGACACCGTGCTCAATTCCTACAACGGCGTCGCGGTGACGACCGCCTCAGCCCAGGCGGTCGGCTGCCGACTGACAGACCTCCCGCTTCCGTTTCCGTCCAGCACTCTCGCGAAGACCGCGGACCGCCAGGAACAGGACCTGATGAGCTGGGACATCCAGCCGGTGTCGCAGGGGCTCGTCGCAGCGAAGAGGGCGGCAGGGACCTGGCCGTCGCTACAGGTCGACCCTGCCGACGGGCGCGTCTTCACCGCTGACTGCCGGCCCATCGGATTCATCCCCGTCGGCACGACGCTCGAATACGCGATCTCGCCGGACAGGGCCAACGCCGCCCTGCTCATCGGGGATGCGACGAACAGGCTCGCAGTCCTCTGGCGAAGCACCGACAACACGATCTACCTGGAGTGACCGGGGCCCGGGCGATCCGATAGCGCTACTTCCCGGCGACGGTCGGGATGCTCCGGTCGAGCACTGTGAGAACGAGCACCGCGACTCCGAGCCCACCGAGCACCCACGCGAGAGCGTGCAGTCCACTGTCGGTCGCGGCCTGGCCGAACGTGATCCCGATGAGGCTCGACGAGAAGATCGCACCGATGTACCCGAAGGTCCGGTAGAGCCCGGAGGCGACCGCGATCTCGTCGGCGGGGGTCTGGACGTACAGGGTCGCCTGGTTCGCGAATCCACTGAACCCGTTGGTGAAGCCGAGCAGCAGTGACATGCCGATGAGCACATACACGCTCGAGTCGCTCGTGATCAGCAGCATCACGGCCGAACTCAGCACCATCGCGACGGAGGCGAGGATCAGCGGCCAGCGCACCCAGCCGCGCGCAGACACCACCCTCGCGATCACGATGCTGAGGCCGAAGAGCGGAAGCAGGATGAGGCCGACCGCCGACGCGCTCAGGTGCGCGCTCTGCTCCATCCACTGGCTCGTCCCGTACAGGGTCGCGTAGATCCCCAGGGCGACGAGGGTCTGGCGCAGGTAGGTGCGTTGCAGCGGACGGTTGCGGGCGAGCATCCGCACGTCGATGAGCGGGCGCGACGCGCGGCGCTCCCAGAGGAACAGCGCCGCGGCGAGCACGACGATCGCGCCGAGCAGCCACCAGTTCGGGGCGGAGAGACCCGAGAGGAAGAGGAGCAGGGAGACGATCGTGCCGGCGAACAGCAGGATGCCGGGGAGGTCGAGCGAGGTCAGCAGGCCGCCGCGGTCACGGCGGGGGAGCGGGGTGTCCCGCGCGACGCCGAGCAGCGTGGCGACGAAGGTGATGAGGGCGAGCGGGATGTTGACCGCGAACAGGGCGCGCCATCCGAAGGCGCCCGCGAGGATGCCACCGAGCGGCAGCCCGAAGACGGCGGTGACCTGCGCTGCGATCGAGAAGTTGCCGAGCACGCGGCTCGGCACGCCCATCCCGACACTGTCGGCCCGCCGGCGGACCATCGCCATCGCCGTCGGGTAGGCGGCCGATGTTCCGACTCCGATGAGAGCGCGGGACAGCAGCAGGAACCCGAACGCGGGTGCCAGGGTGCCGATCACGCCGCCGGCGAACAGGATCAGGATGCCCGCCAGGAACACCCGGCGCGGCCCGAACAGGGTGGACAGCTTGCCCATCGTCGGCTGCATCACGGCGCTGCAGAGATAGAGCACGGAGATGAGGGATGCGGTCGTGCCCGGCCCCGAGTGGAAGTCGACGCCGATGCCCACGAGCCCCGTCGCGATCATCGAGCTGTTGATCGGATTCAGCGTCGAGCCGAGCAGCAGCGGCGCGGTGAACGTCCACGGGAACGGTTTGCGCCCGGCCGCGTCCCCGACCGGTTCAGTGGCGGCCTCCGTGGTCTTGCCCACGGTCATGGCGTCTCCGCGAGCCGCCGGATCAGCTCGACGCTCGAGGCGAGAGCGGCCTGTTCGTCGTCGGTGAGCCGGGTGCGGATGGCGCGGAACAGCCAGTCCTCGCGGGCGAGACGACCCGTTGCGAACAGTTCTCGTGCTTCGTCGGTGAGGTGCAGGACGGATTTGCGTCCGTCGCGCTCGTCGGGGGTGCGCGAGACCAGGCCGGCCTCCTCGAGCACCGCCACGGTCGCCGCCATCGACTGAGGCCGCACACCTTCGGCGCGGGCCAGGTCGCTGAGGGTCGCAGGTCCCCCGCGTTCCAGGCGGCCGAGCGCCGAGAGCTGCGACCGGGTGAAGTCGCCGATGGTGGCCTCCTGGCGGAGACGGCGCATCAGGCCGCCGAGCGCGACCCGGAGATCGCCGGCGAGCTCGTGCGTCGCGAGGAGGCTCACGCCGTCGGTTGCGAGCTGCGTGCGTGGGGTCATGGCTGAAACTCTACCAAACTATTCAGGCAACTGAACAGTTGGCTGAACATCCGATGGTTTGCGCCGCCCGCGTGCCATGATCGGAGATGTGACCGGGCGACTGATGCTCCTCGATACTGCGGCCCTCTACTTTCGCGGGTTCTACGGCGTGCCCGACACCGTTCGCGCACCCGACGGCAGTCCCGTCAACGCCGTGCGCGGGCTGCTCGACATCATCGCGAGACTCGTCACCGACTACGTACCGGCCCAGCTCGTCGCCTGCTGGGATGACAACTGGCGCCCGGGCTGGCGCGTCGACCTCCTCCCGAGCTACAAGGCGCATCGCGTCGCACAGGCCGTGCCCGGCGGCGTGGATGTTGAAGAAGTGCCCGAGCTGCTGGTCGCCCAGGTGCCGCTCATCCGCGAACTCCTCGGCACACTCGGTATCGCGATCGTCGGCGCCCCGGGCTACGAGGCGGACGATGTGATCGGAAGTCTCGCGACCCAGGCGACCGTCCCCGTAGACATCGTCACCAGCGACCGCGACCTTCTGCAGCTCGTCGATGACGCCAGCGACGTGCGGCTCATCTCGACGGCGAAAGGGATGAGCAACCTCGAAGTCGTGACCGACGCCGTCGTCGAAAAGAAGTACGGGATCACTTCGCGGCAGTACGCGGACTTCGCCGTGATGCGCGGCGACCCGTCCGACGGGCTCCCCGGCGTAGCGGGGGTCGGCGAGAAGACCGCCGCCGGGCTGCTCCGCGAATTCGGCGATCTCGAGGGGATCATCGAGGCCGCGGACGATGACGACGTCCCGCTGTCGCCGGCTGTGCGCGGGCGGTTGCGCGGGGCATCCGATTACCTCGCGGTCGCGCCGCGCGTCGTGGAGGTCGCCCGGGACATCACGTTCGATGAGTTCGACGCGAGCATCCGCCCCCTCGACGCGGCCGCCCTTGCTGCCGCCCACGCTCTCGGCGAGCGCTACGGGCTCGGCGGTTCTCTCGAGCGAGCCCTCCGCGCCCTCGGAAACTGACGCCGAGCACAGGAAAAGTCCCGCTTTGAGCGCCGCATAGTCCGCGTTTTCCTGTGCTCGGCAGTTGCTGCGCCCGGCCCAGCTCACACGACGAAGGGAATGAGGGCCTTTCGGTCGGGCGGGTAGTCGTCGAACGTGTCCCGGTACCAGCGATGGTTGGCCATCGCGCGGGGCGCCAGGTTGGCGAACGTGTAGAGCGCGAACGAGAAGCCGGCCAGCGACCAGGTCGCGATCGCCCATCCGGTCCATTCGACGATCTCGCCGAGGTAGTTCGGGCTGGACACGAACCGGTAGCCGCCGCCGAAAGGGATGCGGTACCCGGTCGCACCCGACCGGCGTAGACGACGGAGGATGCGGTCCGAACCGAGGTTGAGCGAGAAGCCGCCAATGAAGACGACGAGCCCGACAATGAAGCGCGGGTCGGCGAGCCACGAAGTCGGATAGGTGCCGTATTCGGAGATCCAGCGCGCGTTGACCCAGGTGTTGAGCACGTTGAAGACGATGGCCATCCCCATGACCGACACGGGCATCCTGCCGCCGCCGCGCATCAGCAACGGGTAGACGAACGCCCGCTGCACGTAGTGCACCTGCCAGAGCAGAAGGAACACGAGCGGGACCAGCTCCGCCCGGTGCGCGCCGAACAGGTAGAAGAGGAGGAACAGGAGGGATGCGGGGCTCTCCATGATCAGCCAGCCGACGCGCGCCGGCACGGTCGGCCCCCACCCGCCGCGGCCGTGCCGTCCGTAAGGGGCGACGATGAAACAGAGGCCGATGAAGGTGACCACGGCGAGCGCGATCTCGAGGTACACGAACCAGCGGTACGGGCTCTCGGCGGGCATGCCCGCAGTCTAATGAGCGGGCTCCCCGGCCCGGGAGCGACCGACGGTCGTAGGGTGGATGCGCATCCGAGGAAAGGGGCTGCACCGTGACCGAAGTTCAGGTGATCGCCCGGTACACCGTCAAGCCGGGCAACGAGGAACAGGTGCACACACTGTTGCGCGAACTCGCAGCGGCTGCGCGCACCGAACCGGGGAACCTCGCGTTCGATGTCTGCGCGCTCGTCGCCGACCCGCGCCAGGTGGTGCTGCTCGAACGCTACGTCTCCCGTGCGGCGTTCGAGGACCACCGCACTACACCGCATTTCAAGCGGCTGGTGCTCGACAGTATCGTGCCGCTGCTCGAGTCGCGCGTCGTCGAGCTCTTCGACGCCGCCGAGTAGACGACCGACCGGCGACCGGACGACCGGCGCGACCTCACATCGTGTCGAGGATTCCTGTCAGCTGGTCGAATGTCGTCATCGGGTTGACGATCGCGAACCGGGTGTTAGGGCGCCCCTGGTGCGAGCTCGGCGTGACGAAGGCCCGCTGCTCGTCGAGCAGCCGTGCCGACCAGGCAGCATAGTCCGCCCGGGTCCAGCCATCGCGTTCGAAGACGACGACGGACAGCTGCGGCTGACGCACCAGGCTCAGCCCGTCGCGCCGGTCGATCTCATCGGCGATATCGCGCGCAAGCTGAATGGATGCGCTGATCGCGTCGCGATACGCCTTCTCTCCGTAGGTCGCGAGCGAGAACCACAGCGGGAGGCCACGAGCGCGGCGGGTGAGGTGAGCCGCGTAGTCCGACGGGCTCCACTCGGTCGTCTCGGTCAGGGTGTCGAGGTACTCGGCGTGCTGCGTGTGGGCGCGCCGGCCCGTTTCGGGGTCGGCGTAGATGAGGGCGCAGGCGTCGAACGGGGCGAACAACCACTTGTGCGGGTCGACGATGACCGAGTCGGCCCGTTCGACTCCCGCGAAATGGTGGCGCGCCAGCGGGGAGAGCATGCCGGCAAGCCCGTAGGCGCCGTCGACGTGCAGCCAGAAGTCGAACTCGTCCTTGAGGGCGGCGATGGATGCGAGGTCGTCGACGATGCCGAAGTTCGTCGAGCCCGCCGTCGCGACGACGGCGAAGACTGAGGCGCCGTGCTCGGCGAGCGCCTCACGGACAGCGCCTCCCGCAAGAGCGCCGCCGTCAC
It encodes the following:
- a CDS encoding 5'-3' exonuclease, producing the protein MLLDTAALYFRGFYGVPDTVRAPDGSPVNAVRGLLDIIARLVTDYVPAQLVACWDDNWRPGWRVDLLPSYKAHRVAQAVPGGVDVEEVPELLVAQVPLIRELLGTLGIAIVGAPGYEADDVIGSLATQATVPVDIVTSDRDLLQLVDDASDVRLISTAKGMSNLEVVTDAVVEKKYGITSRQYADFAVMRGDPSDGLPGVAGVGEKTAAGLLREFGDLEGIIEAADDDDVPLSPAVRGRLRGASDYLAVAPRVVEVARDITFDEFDASIRPLDAAALAAAHALGERYGLGGSLERALRALGN
- a CDS encoding 3-oxo-5-alpha-steroid 4-dehydrogenase — encoded protein: MPAESPYRWFVYLEIALAVVTFIGLCFIVAPYGRHGRGGWGPTVPARVGWLIMESPASLLFLLFYLFGAHRAELVPLVFLLLWQVHYVQRAFVYPLLMRGGGRMPVSVMGMAIVFNVLNTWVNARWISEYGTYPTSWLADPRFIVGLVVFIGGFSLNLGSDRILRRLRRSGATGYRIPFGGGYRFVSSPNYLGEIVEWTGWAIATWSLAGFSFALYTFANLAPRAMANHRWYRDTFDDYPPDRKALIPFVV
- a CDS encoding putative quinol monooxygenase, whose translation is MTEVQVIARYTVKPGNEEQVHTLLRELAAAARTEPGNLAFDVCALVADPRQVVLLERYVSRAAFEDHRTTPHFKRLVLDSIVPLLESRVVELFDAAE
- a CDS encoding pyridoxal phosphate-dependent decarboxylase family protein, with amino-acid sequence MGRHDDTGDGSEAAAPGPRRMHAVSTETESLVDLVLDYSRRRILSSDTPLDRPQAEYELRRLAGNTIVEEGIGATRALELFENVLAPACITTDHPQYLSFIPTAPTKAATAFDLVVSASAVYGGSWLEGSGAVFAENEVLAWLAGEFGLPAGAGGVFVQGGTLGNLSALVAAREHARARAETDGLGRPDRWKVVCSAEAHSSIASAARVMDIEVVPVAPGDGGALAGGAVREALAEHGASVFAVVATAGSTNFGIVDDLASIAALKDEFDFWLHVDGAYGLAGMLSPLARHHFAGVERADSVIVDPHKWLFAPFDACALIYADPETGRRAHTQHAEYLDTLTETTEWSPSDYAAHLTRRARGLPLWFSLATYGEKAYRDAISASIQLARDIADEIDRRDGLSLVRQPQLSVVVFERDGWTRADYAAWSARLLDEQRAFVTPSSHQGRPNTRFAIVNPMTTFDQLTGILDTM